The stretch of DNA CCCCTCCGGAACCGGGGCGGAGGCGAAACCGAGATTGCCCAGGACCAGGACCTCTCCGTTGTGGAAGGCGAGCAGTCCGCTCTCGGGGGCATGGACCTCAGCCCACGCCAGGGAGCCCCTGCCGAGTTGCCGGGCGGACCGGAATGCGAGGGCAGTCCGGTAGAGCTCCAGGGTTGAACCCTCCACGCCTTCCTGCTGGTCGGCAGCGAGGGGGCCGAAGCTGTCCGGCTGGGGAAGCCAGGGAGCTGCTGCCGCACCTCCGCTTATCGCAAACCCATAACCAGGTGCGTCCTGTGCCCACGGCAGCGGGACCCGGCACCCGTCGCGCCCGATCTCGGCGCCGTTGGTCCTGTGGAACGTGGGATCCTGCCGCGCTTCGGCCGGCAGCGTGGTGTGCTCGGGAAGCCCCAGCTCCTCGCCCTGATAGAGGTAAGCGGAGCCAGGCAAGGCCAGCGATATCAATGTGGCGGCACGGGCGCGGGCCAGCCCCAAAGCCGGGTCGGGCTGCTCATCGTCCGCGGCGATGCCCTTCGGAAAGGTGGTGGGATCTTTGAGCCCGAACCTGGTGGTGTGGCGGACGGTGTCGTGGTTGCTCAGCACCCAAGTGCAGGGGGCACCCACCGAAGCGGCTGCCGCCAGGGACGCGTCAATGGCCTGGGCCACGCGCTCCGCATCCCAGCCCGCCAGCAGGAAATCGAAGTTGAACGCCTGCTGCATCTCGTCAGGCCGGGTGTAGCGGGCCAGCCGTTCAGCGGGCTCCACCCACGCCTCGGCAACCATCATGCGGTCCCCGCCGTACTCCGCCAGTACTTGGTGCCAGTCCCGGTAGATGTCATGGACGCCGTCCTGGTCGAAAAACGGAGAGGGCGGATATACGGGAGAGACGGCGCGGTGCGGTTCCTCTGCATCGGTATGGGCGCCAGGGGCGTCACCGGGAGGGGTTGGCTCCCTCCTGACTTCCGGCGTGCCTTCAACCATGGCGGCCACGCCGTCCCAGTCGGGAAGGCCGGCCTCTTTGACCAGGCCGTGGGCAACGTCCACCCGGAAGCCGTCTGCGCCGCGGTCCAGCCAGAAGCGGAGCACCGAGCGCATCTCGTCCCGCACCTCCGGGTTGTCCCAGTTCAGGTCCGGCTGCTTGGTGTCGAAAAGGTGAAGGTACCACTCACCCGGAGACCCGTCCGGCCCGGTGGTCCGGCTCCAGGCAGGTCCCCCGAAGATCGATTTCCAGTTGTTGGGCGCCCGGTTGCCGTCTCCGGAGCCGGGGATGCCATCCTTGCCCGGCCGGAAGATGTAGCGGTCCCGCTCCGGCGAGCCGGGGGATCCCGCCAACGCCTCCTGGAACCACGCGTGCTCGTCCGAGGTGTGGTTGGGAACCAGGTCCACAATGACCTTCAAGCCCCGCTGGTGAGCTTCCTGCAACATCGCATCGAAGTCGGCCAACGAGCCGAACAGGGGGTCAACCTGGCGGTAGTCGGCAACGTCATATCCCGCATCCGCCTGAGGCGATTTGTAGAAGGGTGAGAGCCAGACGGCGTCCACGCCGAGCTGCTGAAGATAGGGCAAGTGTTGCTTGACGCCGCGAAGATCGCCCATGCCATCGCCGTTGCCGTCCGCGAAGGACCGGGGATAAATCTGGTAGACGACGACGTCCGTCCACCATTGCGTGCCGGTTGGCCGGCCGGCAGGAACGTCCGGGTTGGACATTTGGTTCCTCTCAGATAACTTTTTGATGTAAACGCTTGCATTACCCGCAGCAACCTTACTA from Pseudarthrobacter siccitolerans encodes:
- a CDS encoding glycoside hydrolase family 13 protein, giving the protein MSNPDVPAGRPTGTQWWTDVVVYQIYPRSFADGNGDGMGDLRGVKQHLPYLQQLGVDAVWLSPFYKSPQADAGYDVADYRQVDPLFGSLADFDAMLQEAHQRGLKVIVDLVPNHTSDEHAWFQEALAGSPGSPERDRYIFRPGKDGIPGSGDGNRAPNNWKSIFGGPAWSRTTGPDGSPGEWYLHLFDTKQPDLNWDNPEVRDEMRSVLRFWLDRGADGFRVDVAHGLVKEAGLPDWDGVAAMVEGTPEVRREPTPPGDAPGAHTDAEEPHRAVSPVYPPSPFFDQDGVHDIYRDWHQVLAEYGGDRMMVAEAWVEPAERLARYTRPDEMQQAFNFDFLLAGWDAERVAQAIDASLAAAASVGAPCTWVLSNHDTVRHTTRFGLKDPTTFPKGIAADDEQPDPALGLARARAATLISLALPGSAYLYQGEELGLPEHTTLPAEARQDPTFHRTNGAEIGRDGCRVPLPWAQDAPGYGFAISGGAAAAPWLPQPDSFGPLAADQQEGVEGSTLELYRTALAFRSARQLGRGSLAWAEVHAPESGLLAFHNGEVLVLGNLGFASAPVPEGYSVVLSSGPGPASDWSGMDEIPVDCTVYLTKD